The Magnolia sinica isolate HGM2019 chromosome 11, MsV1, whole genome shotgun sequence DNA window taatactcttcactagccgtcttgtcctcactctcatcgaggtgGGCTTGTCGCTGCCGTGACCCAATTTCCATCTGGTTGAGAGTAGCctcattgatgtaatgggtcggtaccggcacttccgccccaagtctatagccaaactcgggggtcgagtaaaagtccaactcccgagttccaacacatcacttatgcaacatatttaatgatgataaaatgttgtctatattagtgcataaacatgataagattaagccaaaactacaaaacataatccaggaatAGTTGTAATACGCGAGCGGAAAACTAAAACGAATATgtgtgcattgccaggtcaataattacatgtattgtttcaaaatgtaaaatatcagaaatgtaacagtccactacaagtataaccctgaagcctccGTCAATCAGAGCGGTCTATTTAAACCCACctgaatagtgcatatatgagaatgcctcctcatcatcctcgaagtctggctCCTCCTCGCaagctgcgccatcatctgaacctgcaacagggtctggttggtgctcaagacaccgtcccgtaacgtgggagtgagtgatcaactcagtggaacaataaagcaaaggttaacatgttatcaattcagtcaagcagtaatgataaagcaatacaatcgaacatccctagatactctgattaatgcaggatggtatgaataaacgatgtatgccctcgcctgcactccctcagcgatcttcatctaacggtcgcgtatgtcagtcacttcctcgtgctctctacacatcgccaaacggcacgtgcaatgtggtgcatgaacgtgattaccaagttcttattagtccttttcataaaacaggattgagaagctaaggtacctcctttatatcatttcccaaatagttatccattctagggtcgtcaatcttagtaaatctcatacgatgttatggttctaggtcgctgcaaagggctcgtcaccttatcagtgcaggcctagtgtactcctgttgttacgtaagggctcgtcacctctacacAGTCTTAACgtacgcttgaggtcactacaaaaggctcgtcaccttatcagtgcaggccgacagctcgaatacagtgtcccataccaccgtattcggctcacgagtttgggttgctcactggttactacggggaggctcgtcaccccagcgtaggctgaaagcttgatcacggtgtcccacaccaccatgcccggctcatgagtcttagcggatcgaggtatcaAGGTTAAAAGGATttttactggtgagtttggtaccttagattcaagcagtagcgtccatacatggtgaatatacatcgggtcaatcaatttacttaacgagctcgactagtacgagcgcacgttgaattgacaaacatgaagtgcgtaagcactccgtgtggcctaaccactgtcgacaactaaggtacgactcgggttcatcgaacacgtcctatgtggcgagacagcctcagccaccaaatcagggcctgttaccgactgcctggactattccgtagtcctaaacacattcaaatataacagataatcatacaagctaatcagaacagtaacggatcaacaatttcaatcatacaagcatgtgagcatttgatggatttcaactaaaacataaattcacacatatgcagtgtctaagtaaagcagacaaagaatgtaagttacatggaggaaaatcatacacattgttaagatagttgagaatctcttctcaacgcccatatgaAGTACaacttattacacacttgttcattcagacatttctgcaaacacttagactacacattccaacatacatgacgtatgttggtgatagcacgtattaggacaaatcctttcaccaaagagttgttatacatacaactagcataagcatatgacaattaatcatggtaaacacatgttcaaatttcatacgtatacgatactttctacatatacatggaatacactatactcaatatagttcatatatatcagaaacgcgatacaaacattgcatttgacatgtgaaattgcacccacatcagtaataaaccattaaccgacattgaaagccttgaaaaccataacctatacgtttatagtccgcacctttcgccggtagactcgtaacgaactcagttttaaagctaagtatttgtctacggcagattgacaacctatagtataaattaggttagctatttcataacttacactatctgaaaccctaaaacagattagggttaggttttcttatccaaatacggagtcggaatcgcctgatTTGCGATACAGAGGGCGTGGCTAAATGCGTGGAGTAACGGGATTGAATCTCAAGAAGaacttccaactcactctctcacttcctgtcttttcctttctcttttctattctctctctcctagggttttctcaaattcgtatggggtgagagagagagggtttaaggtccttatataggctcaggtttgatggaaatggccccagggccaaggtatacttaggttatatccaaatacggaccgtccggtccaacggagcacttctggtggccccttttccatgtgtggtcggacttaagctcattgaccatggatctaggtcaggctgaattttcgttccgatcgggtttgtagatcagccgtggcggactagtttcagtttaacggtcacggtcactctaTCAGGGTCATAattacaccgacatgtgtgggacattttccctgattcgagggtatatttgggtcagattctgacgatttgaatccttatatttgacccgcaagcgacatgactcagattacttaaattcggatttttatttctaaatattttcacgtttctcacacactttaccctgggcttaagttgtgcatttttagacacagttaagacttgatttccgaatgggctgtcaagtccagtaatgcggtcatatccgtatagtttcagggtaatcggactttcgacgtgcggtccaggtccgatacggagtttcaagatgctcccgagagtaactgggttttgagatggattctagatttcagggtaacgtagcgtcaatgattctgcacgttttggatcttacagatcatttttaaagtgattagtactaatttcacaagcactctagttcagcacttgctaactttaacctaatttctaaagatttttggtcctgggtaatttctgcctgaggtggtactcgggtctttgtacggatttttccgagacgttacataaGGGTATAAGAGTAACACATGTAACAGAGGTGTCTCTAGGCTACTAATCCATTGGACACATGTCACATTGATGATACCTGAAACAATTTAATTATTAGCTGCAatactaaaatcacatcaatagaataatttaaaccatccaaacattggacatgtaaatagCTAGTTAAAAAATATTAGCAAGTCACTTATTTGTGATCCTTGTATTTATAGCCCACCCAAGActtataatttcttttttttttggtcaaagtatatattttaatgggcttagtACAATTATTatatcaaatattatatatatatattatatatcaaatattatatatataaattttttgaaatatttaagcAGACTTAGTTAAGGAAATTTAAGTTGCATGAATATACTAAAGAATTCCAATACCtttcaaatacaagctcccaagtGGAAGATTGGGATTTTGGTGCATGCGTTTGAACTAACACAAATGAGAATTCAAAATCACCCAAtgtttaaaatatcattattgcgtaatgtattgcacccttgggatacggatgcATTTCGGTTATCACATGAAATGTATTGATTGTATTGCGTAAtatattgttgttgttgggaaacatgggaacattgagaaactggttgaatttttcaacgaaacttttgggattgttgaaaaaacatcaatacacacttacaaatgaaaacattacaaaaaataaaagtaaaaattgcacataataggggtttcctttgtatggggtcctaatatatatgctttccaattgaactgatgtaagtatattcaaagtccatataatttataaacgtaagaagacatgtataaaaatacaaacaatatattcaaaagcaaaagaagaatcactagatcatgttacataaatgtttatttttttatatggacGCAAAGATTGTAGTTAATttacgagaaattgagaaattttgatttttcttaattttccacAGCTTTATTAATTTTCCATAAATCTTAAAATTAAAGTTCTAAATCCatgaattttttataaaaaatataaagaattatatatttgtaacaatttgacattgatttaacgtgatttataacaaaaacatgaattaaaaataaaaaatgctcattaGATCAAATACGTGCGATATATCGTGAGATATATCGGCACCACATGTGGTTTTCCATAGCATAAGTAGGATGCAAGATGCATCGTTTGATATAATCCGCATTCAAAACATTGAAATCACATTAGATTCTAATGTAATTATAATTTGGATTTCAATGCATctcaaatccaagctcccaaatgagCCCTCAGCAGTACGGTGGTGTCAGCAATTGGCGGCATCCAAACCGTTGGATCTGGCTGTGGTAGGTCGGTTCTCTCGTCTTTGAGAATCATCCATCCACCGTAacatccatcaaataaatgggTCGGATTGTTGCATTCCCCTGATCCAACGGCTACAGTCCCGCTGTAGAAAATAACCATACGTCGGGATGTACCGTAACGAACCGCGATATGTACGTCGGGATGTACAGTAGCGAACCGTTATAACAGCAGGTGAATCCTTAAGTTACGAACGGCAGGGTTATTAGCGGGAGGAGGTCCCGTACACCGCGACGATAAGAGCCGGTGGTTAGCTCCCGTCACGCGATCTCACCGCGGAAATCCCCCATCCTCCAGGGGCTTGTGATCTTAGCCGTTGTTCCCTACCAAACTGACCTTGTTCCTAAAATCGGAAGAACAACGTCTGAAAACCCATCTCTCTCGTCTCTCCTCCTTTCCAAACGCCACCATCTTTTGAAATACAATTTACGTCATTCcttaaattgtttttttttttttttttaagagaaataTGACCACGAATTTCGATCGGTGGGAGAAAGATCCCTTCTTCTCTGCTGCTGAAGAAGTTCAAGAATCCGCAGACAGGTatttgatttctttcttttccttcgtttctagggttagggtttcataTGTTTTCCTTATTTGAAGGATGGAATCTGCGTACCGAAGATGGTTACACGGACAACGTAATTCTTCAATGCGTCTCGCCGGTTCCGACGAGCTCCGTAGAGAGCTGCAGACCACCCTTGGCACCACCAAATGGCaggtattttattatttttagatttttttttcgatttttgagagattagttttttttttttggaattttttatttgtttgatTTCTTGGCCGTTCGATCCAGCTGGAGGAATTTGAACGTGCGGTCAGATTGAGCTACAGCAATCCCTCGGCAGATGACGCCAGAAGCAGGCACCGCCATTTCGTGGCCGCGATTGAGCACCACATCTCGACCATTGTGGAGTCCTTGCGGGATTCAGTGGCTGCGGAAGGTGGGACATCGCTGCCTTGGGTGCGGTTGGACGAGGGTGAGAGAGATGAGCTGGCTGCGTTTCTTGTGGGGCCTGTGATGGATGGGGAGATCGGTGCGGGTGTGGTGGGCAGGAAGGACGGTGATCTCGTGGGGATGGAGCCTGGCTGTTCGACGAATTCGTGCCGTTTGGGTGAATTGGGTttggaggaaaagagagagagggcacATGGGCACCGGAGGACAGCGAGTGCCGGCGCGGATATGGAGTCATGGAGTATCGCAGTTCCTGTCGAGGTTGACCGGCAGGGTTCGTTGAATGGGCGGGCGGATTTGCCCCCTCCAAGGATTATGAGCTTCTCTGGTATCATGGGGAGCATGGAATCATCATACAAGCTGACATGGCCGAAGAATGGTTTCAGGAAATGGAAGGGTGGCGATCGTCACCATGCAGTGGAGATTGAGCCGCTCCGGGCTCATCAGTTGAGTCGGGTGAGAAATTTCGTTCCTCTTTTTCCTTTTCCCATTATTTCTTGTAATGACAATTGCATTCTCTGATTTTGTTATGGTTGTCGATGAGAGATGCTATTTTGACGCATGTGCTTCATGTGGCTAACTTGTACAGTGATTCAGACTGTTGACCTGAGGGGCCAACATATGGATGGGTTATATGAAATTTATCCTAGTGGTTTTTTGAACCTAGCCACCCAATCATTGTGAGTTTCGTGTTGAAGGGGAACCATCGCTCTGTTTTTACTTTGCCTTGTGTCATACATCCATCTTTTGGTGAATAACCATATCACGATCACAGTGGAATGCTTTGATCTATTGGGATATGGCCTATCCACATTATTGTTCATCAAATCAATGGCCTTGATCACAGTCAACATGTGCCAATTGTATGATGGATATGTTTTGGTTGGCACATGCATATAGTAGCATTCCTCTTTCTATTGATCTAGAGAAGTACTTCTCTTGTTTGTAGTTTGATATTTACAGTGCTTGTCCTTATTGTATTCTCTTTCATCTTAAAGGGCATTGATGGTTGCTATGAGAAGAGTAAAAGTTGCCTTGATGGCTGTGATGAATCTTTTAATAAGCCGCTTTATGGATGGGTTGGGGCCCTTCAAAGACAGTTCCAAAGATCTCAATATCAATTCCAATATAGTCGTCCCATTCaaatgacattttgggttgtccTCATCATTTGTCTGATTGGTAAGTTGCTATGAGGTGGAGTTTTATTAGTTACCTTTTGATTTCTGAGTTCTCTTTCAGCTGATCCGTAATAGCTAGACAACATTGGTGAATGAtgagatggtgatgatgatttttGAGTCATTTAGTTATTGAACGTCTTCACAGAAATGAGTGAAGCTTTAAGATTATGTTAAACTGACTTGCATCATATGAGTGTTGTTATCTTCTTTTCAAATCATTAGGCCTTTACTTAGATGCATGGGCCCGGAGTCCATAGAAAGCTTGTCTATGGAAAGACAATCCTTGGAAATAATCTCTCTTTACCACATTCAAGTGATAATTATGGATTTCATGGGAAAATTTGAGTACATCTTTGGATGTCATGTTTCTAGAACTCTTCTCAGAACAAGAAGCATTCATATGGGGACAAATTGAAGATGTGAATCGTGATATCCATGTCAACATGTCATATgtgcatgatatatatatatatatatatatatatatatatatatatatatatatatatatatatatatatatatatatatatatttgagagaTAATATTATAAATTGACAATACAATAATTGAAGATTGCGTAAAGGGGcccaaaaaatatttaaaaaaaaaagaaacgaaaagaTTGGCAGTCAAAGATGCAATTACATAAATGGCCCAACCCAAAATAAGAAACTTGATTTTCCTAATGACCTTTCTGCATTGGAGCTCTCATTACGGAAGCACCGCCCATTCCGGGCTCCCCAAATAGACCAAAAAGTTATCATGATAATCAACCTCCACTTAGCTTTTTCAACTGTTCCCACTCCTTCCTCATGCCATGCCCAAAGGAAGCCTTCCATAGTCTCTGGCATCACCCAAGCTGTCTTAAGCAAATTCAGAAGATATACCCACACACTTGGCGCAAAAGAGCTATGAATAAAAAGGTGATCTATTGATTCGCTGTCTTCCACACACACAGGGTAGATATTAGGAAGAACGAAGGATCTCCTTTTAAGATTATTGATTGGGGGGGGGGACATTAATTAAGTTGAAGAGCGAATGAATGGAGAACCTttgatgtaggatgatggaaactatcctaggatgcaagatgagagatcaattacacattaatttcaacaatcaacatataaaatcaatcaTATTCACATAATAGATTCGGAAATTCAGATTATAACACGAAGATCCTAAGTTATCACATACACagtgcacgaaaatataaaataatttaagaGTGGCcaacttggaagtagggacttccaatctagcatggATAGTACAACAAGCACGTGGATAGACTGGATAAACAATATtgcaagcaaaattctggtttggagaaagttttgcaaaaaaaataattcaaattttcattagggttttgtaTTAATGGATGGAGATTTAAGAATGGAGTTTTTAAGGATTCAAATgatctagggtttagggaattttcGAGGAAAATCAAAGAGGGAAAACCCTAAACAAGGGCCCACGTGGCTGCCTGTATGGACGCATGTGCGTGCTTGCGTGTGCACGTGCGAGTCCATATGTGGCTTGGTGAAGGGGAAGAAATACAGGGAGGATTGAGTATGGTTTTaatgggtttagaaggttgtaatggaagggaaaggaggaagacgagaagaagaagaatatcttttgaagaagagaaagaaatgatgcaccttggggaatccaccaccaaacaagcttctaccattccacaattcaattggaagggatGACTTCTCATAAACCCTAAAACGTaaagaggaaaattccttcacacaagagagcttctcttttttcttcttctcaataACTCTACTGGGGTTGGACGTCCACCCCCttatgcttttataattaaaaattcggaatAATTACAATAtaccactcacttaagtgaaatgtcccatcatccaaaataagaaaactaaaacacttattatcaatctcaaacattaaataaatcataaaaataacaaaaaaaacataaaagaagcaagatcagagtccaaggggccaaAATTTGGAAGATCTGGCTG harbors:
- the LOC131219014 gene encoding uncharacterized protein LOC131219014; this encodes MTTNFDRWEKDPFFSAAEEVQESADRMESAYRRWLHGQRNSSMRLAGSDELRRELQTTLGTTKWQLEEFERAVRLSYSNPSADDARSRHRHFVAAIEHHISTIVESLRDSVAAEGGTSLPWVRLDEGERDELAAFLVGPVMDGEIGAGVVGRKDGDLVGMEPGCSTNSCRLGELGLEEKRERAHGHRRTASAGADMESWSIAVPVEVDRQGSLNGRADLPPPRIMSFSGIMGSMESSYKLTWPKNGFRKWKGGDRHHAVEIEPLRAHQLSRGIDGCYEKSKSCLDGCDESFNKPLYGWVGALQRQFQRSQYQFQYSRPIQMTFWVVLIICLIGCCIFCGQL